GTAAGACTCCAGCCATTGCATGCGTTTGTCCCTCCCCATCCATCAAGCTGGTCCCCAGCATCAACATGCCGCCGCATTCGGCGTAAAGCGGTTTGTGTTGCAGCCAGTCGCGGAGGCCTGAAAGGCTTTGTTTGCAATGGCTGAGTTGTTCCGCATGCAGTTCTGGGAAGCCTCCAGGAATGACGAGTCCATAGGCCGCTTGCGGCAATGGCTCATCCTCTAAGGGGTGCCAAGGGATCATCGGCATCCCTAATGCCTCGAGACAATCCTGCATTTCGGGGTAACGGAAATGAAAGGCCTTGTCTTGAGCGACGGCCACTGGCATTGGTTTTCTCTGGGTGTCCTGTTCCAGTGCAGTCCCCAGCACGGTTTGGATTGGCTCTGGCCCTTTTGTTGGCGCTGCCATCAACTGCTTAAAGACCCCCATCTCGAGATGTTGATCAGCGATCGCTGCCCATTTCCCCAGGAGAACGTTCATTTGATCAAGTTCATGCGCTGGAGCTAAACCCAAATGCCGACTCGGCAATTCAAGGCTTGAATCCCGTGGAAGACAGCCCAGGCAGGGCACATCAATGGCTGATAAGACATCCTCGAGAAGTAATCGATGGCGCTCAGTGCTCACCCGATTGAGCACCACACCAGCCAACTGCAAGTCGGGGTCAAGATCACGAAATCCGCTCACAAGGGCGGCGAGCGACCGCGCCTGGCCGCCGGCATCCACCACCAACACCACTGGTAATTGGAGATGTTTGGCCACGGCTGCGCTGCTTCCTTCTCCTGTTGAGCCGATCCCATCGAACAGGCCCATGACTCCTTCCACGAGGGCTAAGTCGCAGCGCCCCCCATACCCATGGAAACTGGTCTTGACCCAGTCAGGTCCGCACAAGGGCAGATCGAGATTGCGACAAGGGCGCCCTGCACTGGCCCCAAGCACTTGGGGGTCGAGGTAATCAGGCCCCACCTTGAAGGGTTGAATGCTCAATCCCTTCTGTTTCGCCCAGGCGATCAGGTTGAGGCTGAGCAGGGTTTTGCCGCTACTGCTGGATGGAGCAGCGATCACACAGGCCATGCTGCTCAGCTGGGAATCAACTCAGAAGCTTGGCAGCCAGAGGGGCCGCTGCAGCCAAGAGCGGGTTGGAGGAATCGTGCCCACCCTCCAGAAGACGGGCCATGTCGGCTTCCACGTGCGTATGGAGCAATGGCACCACTTCTTCCACAAGTTCCATGCTGGCCATGCCACCGGCTTCAAGGCGCATGCAACCTCCGGATTCCGCGCAGAGAATCACACACATTGCCCCACCATGCTCGGGTTTGGAAATCATCCGTAGCCCCACGATTTGTCCAGGATGAATACTTGGCTGTCCCATGGGCACCGGAGACACGCGCAGCGGCACCTCGGTGCCGTCAGGGCGTTGGAACACCGCGCTGATGCTGGAATCGCCGGTTTTGGCATCATGCCGATGGGAGTCCTTGAGGGTCCAACCCAGTCGATCGGCAATCCAAGCGGCCAATAGGAGACCTTGGACTGGGTGATCTCCCTCGACATCGATGTCGAGTTGCACGACGTGGCTTAGGGCATCGCGACGATGCGGTGGATCAAACACCATCGCCAGCGTTTGATGCCAGCTGCCGAGCCTTAGCCAGTTGAGATCATTCACGGCCTGGCCGCCTGCGAGCTTGTTGGCGAGAAGACTCAGGCTGTAAACGGGATCACCAAGAGCGGAATCCAGAATGAGCCTGCGAGGAGCGATAGAGAGCTGCTCCAATAACTCAGGCGACTCATCGAGGGGCCCGTTCCACCACACCCAAGAGGGCAGGTCGTCGGGGAGTAAGGGCTGCAACGTGTTGAGTCCTTCCTGCAAGGCCTCTGTTCCGCCGCGGAGTACCACTACATCTCCACAAGCAACGGTGCCTCCCCCCTCTTCCGGTAAGGGGCAGTAGGCGGCCACCAAGGTTTCCAACGGGCGAGTGGAATCCAGGCTGGGTGCGAAGGTGATCAAACGCCGTGGCCTCAGTGCGCTTAAGGCCCCATCCACATGTTGACCACGAAGGTCATCACTGGTTTGGTTGCCATCAACTTTGGCCAGACAGTTTGATACCGAGCTACCAAGTGGTGGGGTGCTGAGAGGGAGATCAAGCTCGAGAACTGCTTTTCGCCCAGCCTCTTCCACCTCGTCGCGTTGGATGCCCATGATGGGACCCTCGATCCTTCCAGTGCGGACAAGTTGTTGTTCCACCCAGGCTGGCTGCCAGATCAACAGACAAAAGGTGTGGGCCCCAATGTTGCTTGATTGATCGCGGGACCACAGCTGATCGAGGTAGTGAGGAACTTCCGATGGAGGTAGCTCGAGCGGAGTTTGAAGAGTTAGCTGAGGAGACATGCTGCGAGCTGAGGAGGGGCGGTATCGAGGTGAGCTTGGAATTTTGTTGGGGGCTTGATTTAGGGGCGACGCCAGAGCAGGCCGTCTCGGGCTAGCAGCGCATCGGCAGCGGCAGGTCCCCAAGTGCGTGACTCGTAGGGATGGATGGGCAGTTTCCAGGGACTGTCTTCGATCAGTTCCAGCAGCGGGGTGTAAAGCCTCCAAGCTGCCTCCACTTCATCACTCCTAGTGAAGAGCGTTGGATCGCCCAACATGGCGTCGGCCAGAAGGCGCACATAGCCCTCATCTGATGGCTCCCCGAAGGATTCGTCATAGGAAAATTCCATCTCGACAGGCCGGCTGCGCATACCGGAGCCTGGAGACTTCACTTCAAATTTGAATTCAGCTCCTTCATCGGGCTGAATTCGCAGGATGAGCTGATTGGCTGTTGGACTGCCACCTGCAGCATCGAAGAGGTGGACGGGTGCTTCACGGAAAGTCAAAACCACTTCGCTTAGACGCTTGGCAAGGCGCTTGCCGGTGCGCACATAGAAAGGAACGCCCTGCCAGCGCCAGTTGTCGATGAACAGCTTCATCGACACGTAAGTTTCCGTGGTGCTCTGCGGATCGACGCCTGGTTCTTGCCGGTAGCCACTGAGAGGTGAACCGTCGCTGCCTCCAGGCCCGTATTGTCCGCGAACGCAGCAGTTCCAGGGTTCAAGTTCATCGGCCAGGCGTGCAGCTTGAAGAACCTTGGCTTTCTCACTGCGGATGGCCTCGGGATCAAAGCGCCCAGGGGTTTCCATGGCGGTAATCGCCAACATTTGGGTCAGGTGGTTTTGCACCATGTCGCGCAGTGCACCCGAGGTTTCGTAGTACCCGGCCCGTTCCTCAACCCCAACGGTTTCAGAGGCAGTAATTTGCACACTTGAGATGTAGTTGCGATTCCAGATTGGTTCGAAAATCGCGTTGGCGAACCGCATCACCATGATGTTTTGGACCGTTTCCTTCCCGAGGTAGTGGTCGATGCGAAAGATTTGGTTCTCTTGGCCGCAGCCTTGAACCACTCTGTTCAGGGATTGGGCGCTGCCGTAGTCCCGTCCGAATGGTTTTTCAATGACAACGCGACTTCGTTGGGGATCTTTTAAGAGGTCTGCATCGGCGAGGGCTCGGCAGCCGCTCGCATAAAACTTCGGTGACACCGAGAGGTAAAAGGTGCGGTTGCTTCGTGTGGCTCTCAGACGGTCGATCTCCTGCAGGCGACCCCCGAGCTTCACGACGTCTTCCGGTTTCTGAAGATCCACCGGCTCATAAAACATCCCGGCTGCAAATTGCTCCCATGCCTCGGGATGGTCGCGAACCTTGTCTCCCATGGCCTCCGCCATTTTGCTGCGGAATTCGTCGTCGCTCCAAGGCCTTCTGGCGCAACCCAGGATGGCAAATTCGCTGGGAAGTCGTCGTTGCTGAAATAACTCGAAGAGGGCTGGAACCAGCTTGCGATGGGTGAGGTCGCCGCTCGCTCCAAAAATCACCAGGCACTGCGGAGCGATGACTCGTTCCTGTCGCAGCCCAACCCTCAGTGGGTTCGTGATCGTTGCGGTCATGGCTACAGCACCTCTTAGGCAGGTTTAACCAGGATTTCTCGATTGGACAGCGCAATTGTTCTCACAGGCCGTGTTTTGTGGCTGTCTCCTGAAAAAACAACAGAGTTAGGCATTAAAAAAGCCCGCCAATGGCGGGCTTGATTCAGTCATATCTGAGGTTTAGTAAGTCTCAACGTGCCAACGGTGCGCCTTCTTGAGTTTGGGTCGAAGTTCAGACCAATCAAGGCCTTTGGCTTCCGCTGCGGCGGACATGGCTTCATCAATACCTGGCTCCATCCCACGCAGGCCACACATGTACACGTGCGTCTTGGGGTCCTCGATCATCGCGAAGATCTCTTCAGCGTGTTCAGACACGCGGTCTTGGATATACATCCGACCGCCTTTGGGGTTCTGTTGCTCCCGGCTGATGGCTTTGGTGTAGCGGAAATTATCGGGGTATTCCTTCTCGTAATGCAGGAAGTCAGCGTCGTAGAGCAGGTTTGCTGTTTTGGGTGCTCCCATAAACAACCATGCTTTGCCTCGGAAGTTCCAACCGTTCTCCTCTCGCTCTTTTGGCTCAAACATGCGACGCAGGTAGGTGCGCATCGGGGCGATACCGGTGCCAGTAGCCAGCATGATCACATTGGCTTCTTCGTCCTCAGGGAGGAGCATTTCCTTGCCGACAGGTCCTGTGATTTTGACCTTGCTACCCGGCTCAACATCGCAAAGGTAGGTGGAACAAACACCGTTGATGGTTTCTCCATCCTTTTCGTACTGAAGCTGGCGGACGCAGAGGGAGACGGTGTTTCCT
The Synechococcus sp. CC9311 DNA segment above includes these coding regions:
- a CDS encoding FAD-binding oxidoreductase; its protein translation is MRVSATPQTSDERAFTIVFTGLGGRRAELSRLNVSYGRLRDTICVLLSRGARIQSVSPAGSEPESAPVQSAPPVSAPVTTSKPKPKPAAKPVPVNLYKPKAPFLGTVTENYSLLKEGAIGRVQHITFDLSGGDPHLEYVEGQSIGIVPAGEDAKGKPHKLRLYSIASTRHGDNLEGNTVSLCVRQLQYEKDGETINGVCSTYLCDVEPGSKVKITGPVGKEMLLPEDEEANVIMLATGTGIAPMRTYLRRMFEPKEREENGWNFRGKAWLFMGAPKTANLLYDADFLHYEKEYPDNFRYTKAISREQQNPKGGRMYIQDRVSEHAEEIFAMIEDPKTHVYMCGLRGMEPGIDEAMSAAAEAKGLDWSELRPKLKKAHRWHVETY
- a CDS encoding glucose-6-phosphate dehydrogenase assembly protein OpcA, which translates into the protein MSPQLTLQTPLELPPSEVPHYLDQLWSRDQSSNIGAHTFCLLIWQPAWVEQQLVRTGRIEGPIMGIQRDEVEEAGRKAVLELDLPLSTPPLGSSVSNCLAKVDGNQTSDDLRGQHVDGALSALRPRRLITFAPSLDSTRPLETLVAAYCPLPEEGGGTVACGDVVVLRGGTEALQEGLNTLQPLLPDDLPSWVWWNGPLDESPELLEQLSIAPRRLILDSALGDPVYSLSLLANKLAGGQAVNDLNWLRLGSWHQTLAMVFDPPHRRDALSHVVQLDIDVEGDHPVQGLLLAAWIADRLGWTLKDSHRHDAKTGDSSISAVFQRPDGTEVPLRVSPVPMGQPSIHPGQIVGLRMISKPEHGGAMCVILCAESGGCMRLEAGGMASMELVEEVVPLLHTHVEADMARLLEGGHDSSNPLLAAAAPLAAKLLS
- a CDS encoding cobyrinate a,c-diamide synthase — its product is MACVIAAPSSSSGKTLLSLNLIAWAKQKGLSIQPFKVGPDYLDPQVLGASAGRPCRNLDLPLCGPDWVKTSFHGYGGRCDLALVEGVMGLFDGIGSTGEGSSAAVAKHLQLPVVLVVDAGGQARSLAALVSGFRDLDPDLQLAGVVLNRVSTERHRLLLEDVLSAIDVPCLGCLPRDSSLELPSRHLGLAPAHELDQMNVLLGKWAAIADQHLEMGVFKQLMAAPTKGPEPIQTVLGTALEQDTQRKPMPVAVAQDKAFHFRYPEMQDCLEALGMPMIPWHPLEDEPLPQAAYGLVIPGGFPELHAEQLSHCKQSLSGLRDWLQHKPLYAECGGMLMLGTSLMDGEGQTHAMAGVLPFHAQRGRLQVGYRRLTATRDSLLLKAGDQWMGHEFHRWELSEEPVGKWQTLWQVDGWHVDRREEGWALPTVHASWVHLHWASSSTISCRWRAALETVATQIETNS
- the zwf gene encoding glucose-6-phosphate dehydrogenase; the protein is MTATITNPLRVGLRQERVIAPQCLVIFGASGDLTHRKLVPALFELFQQRRLPSEFAILGCARRPWSDDEFRSKMAEAMGDKVRDHPEAWEQFAAGMFYEPVDLQKPEDVVKLGGRLQEIDRLRATRSNRTFYLSVSPKFYASGCRALADADLLKDPQRSRVVIEKPFGRDYGSAQSLNRVVQGCGQENQIFRIDHYLGKETVQNIMVMRFANAIFEPIWNRNYISSVQITASETVGVEERAGYYETSGALRDMVQNHLTQMLAITAMETPGRFDPEAIRSEKAKVLQAARLADELEPWNCCVRGQYGPGGSDGSPLSGYRQEPGVDPQSTTETYVSMKLFIDNWRWQGVPFYVRTGKRLAKRLSEVVLTFREAPVHLFDAAGGSPTANQLILRIQPDEGAEFKFEVKSPGSGMRSRPVEMEFSYDESFGEPSDEGYVRLLADAMLGDPTLFTRSDEVEAAWRLYTPLLELIEDSPWKLPIHPYESRTWGPAAADALLARDGLLWRRP